The DNA segment agaaatgataatagagATGTAGAAATAAGCCTAGGTATTTGTTTtacgtctattatttttcttgttttattaaaaaaaaaaaacaaatcgaatataacttcatttaaatatttgtatttcagccagaggttaatgaatgtgcatatgttatatatgtacacactatagtaacagtaatcaataaTCATTgccgactatttaatttttgttttgtttgttagaaagtcacagaccatgtgactggaacatgatttgatgcgaAGTACTGTTGACCAATCAGAACTATCGGGGTcacattatttttactctttgaattctgcacgcacacgctggtctacttgacaacttattacacattgatgatggtgtctaaaattatgtgggttttttattatctttattatggcatccaACGTTTgaaataaaatcctttgtaatgacagattttgtcggagtttgtatatttgtttcatCAACAACACTGGGGCCGTTCTAGATCAATGATCTAACGCTGTCAGAGCCGTTCGTAACCTGTAGCggtaggtcaaatgacgtgTTTGATTAAAAATGATCAAATGGATTgttggattaaaaatgccacgtgaatgtcaatgtcccaaccaacactatcaattgaagtaattgtaggcctacgtttcacgaaatattttttaaaaaaaaaagaaaaaaaagaaagttttaataatatgagtcgGTAGTGCatacctgagatgcttgggtcgtagttcaTAAACCACCCTTGAAACTagtgggtttttcccatcccaactatcctaatcatgttcgttgtagataataatgaaattcaagacaagttgattcctatatatgtttagctacacattcatcaaaccatctaacactgaaaaggtataaAGGTATATAAGGcatatataattgtgtgcatcaaattatctgaatagtacatattgtaattaaaaaataaaattttctgCATAAGTATATACATGTCATAGTTATATTTCTACAGTACTACTCCTGAAacgtttaaataaattataactccattcctgaaagggaaaatAAGTCAACTACACTAATgtaccaaacaacataaaattagaagaaaacattattcgtttattggttcatttttgcaacagatgtctctgcatttacatgtaccaattacttcataaattaataatgcttggttttcactcgccttagcattttgatgagtgcgatttttcactcgcctaatcGTTTTGAGAtatgcgatttttcactcgcctttgtttttcaaaagccaaggactgaaGTCTTCCCTGGGAGTGTGAGATCTTGTAAACCAGGACCCGTGCttatttgtatggcgttgtcatgacgttcacgtctcggactctattagagtctcgagtctagactctaaaatgtttataagcaccaggccaggtgtCTGTGAATTAACTTTTGAAAATGTGGAAAAAAAGTGTTCACACATATTAAATAACTATAACGTAGTTTGCAacgaaattgacttaaaataaacataacgaACCCTAAATTGAAAGTGTTATGCGTTAAATTACTGGACATGCATAGGAGTATCATATATACGTTAGGAATCTTTTTACAAAAAGCACACATGAACACTCACGAACATGCCTGAACACTCCCGAACATGCCAGAACACCCCCCGAACATGCCAGAACACCCCCCGAATATGCCTGAACACTCCCGGACATGCCTGAACATATCTGAACATGCCTGGACTCTCCCGAACATGCCAGCACACTCCCGAACATGCACGAACACTCCCGAACATGCATGAACACCCCCGAACATGCCAGAACACTCCCGAACATGCCAGAACACTCCCGAACATGCATGAACACTCCCGAAAACATGTCTGAACACCCCCGAACATGCCAGAACACTCCCGAACATGACAGAACACCCCCGAACATGCCTGAACACTCCCGAACATGCCTGAACACTCCCGAACATGCCCAAACATGTCTGAACACTCCTGAACATGTCTGAACACTCCCGAACATGCCAGAACATCCCTCGAACATGCCCAAACATGTCTGAACACTCCCGAACATGCCAGAACACTCCCGAACAtgccagaccccccccccccccccgaacatgCCAGAACACCCCCCGAACATGCCAGAACATGCCAGAACACTCCCGAACATGATGTCTTTAGCACACGTTTATCTTCATGTATCCttgtttattttactattacatTTTTCAGCACGCACTAGACGTCAGGAAGTGTTAAAGATGCAACGTTTAAGAAAACGCTACGTGTCCATCTTGAAAACAATCGAGCCAAGACTAATAACGCCATACATGTTTGAAAGAGAAGCAATAACATTTATAGAGATGAAAGCAGTAAACAGAAAGAAAGGACGTCGTAAGAGAGCTCGAATTCTTCTTGAACTGGTATGGACAAATATTCATCATACTGTTCATCTTAAACATACGTTATGAGAATACGAATGTTTCATTAATAtcatcccagcacattgtttatcaggttatttttgttgtttgttttagctttggtttctctttgttttcgtttagtgttttgtttgtttgtagaatgtttggggtttgtttATGTCTAAGAATAATCAATACCCCGTTCTGCCTTCACTAACAGTGGGTGGGAGATTGAGTGGAATGTAGTGCAGTGGTGAAGCGCCCCCATTGGGTGTCAATGGTCACGGGATCGACTGCATTGGATGGTCTTtatgaatttttattattattattattgatagaACAGTCGTATGAAAGAACACTTTCAGAAAAACTCAAACATATGATGCCGTACCAAGCTATGGTATTGTGTTTTATGAACGTTTTGACTTGCCCTAGTATGAACTCAGATTTGTACAGATAAAAATGAtaccaggccccgtgcttataaaccttaaagtctagactttgataaagtccagactttaacgtcatggcaacgccattcaaatagcattacgttaaagtctggactttattaaagtctagactttaagttttataagcatgggcccagtaatagtcaaaaacaacaacacaacacaacacaacacaacacaacacacctacatacacacatacacacactttatTGATTGAAATTGACAATTAAATACATTCTTCTATTGTTTTAATTGTCAACAGATGTTCGAGCGCGGTATCGAGCATGTGCCATTTGACCGTGTGTTCGTGTATAGCGCCTTTGTGTCGTCCCTCGAGTCATGTGGGAATAAAACACTGGTAGATACAATACAGAATACGGAGATAGACGAAGCTTTTGGTAAGCATTTTGACTTATGTTACTGAAATTGgcgtttcttttaaaatatcacactcCAGCACATTGTTTGATCAAAAACTATTACCTGtattaaatatgaacaaaacaaaatccgtATACATTTCCATATCTCAGCACAAGGCAGAATTGAAAGTATGTAATATTAGAAAAAAATCGCCATTGCTTGAAGCCTTCTATGGTCCACTATCAGGTGGTCGTCGTTAAATTCTTTGCAAGACTTAATGGTAGACGCTGTTCATACCACAATGCTAACAAGTACGCGAGGGACATTTTATATAACGCCATTCCTTAGATTGGCGACACGTTCCACATCATTCCATTCATATTGATACTACAATCCATGACACTATCACCAAGTTCCAtccttttgaaatattttattgccatattcttatttatttagtaaaacGCGGAACgtatatttagaaaaaaaaaaaaaaaaaacccaccaaaaccttcgaaaaacacaccaaacaaacacacacaaaaacaaaccacaaaaacaAATCCACACAAAACGAAGAAAAACACACCCCTTTCCAAACAAAACCCCTCCTATATGTAAATTATTATGAAGGTAACacaatataaagatatatatgtCCTAAATGTACACAAAAGATCGGTTACTGTTATTCTAAAGGAGTAATCTAAAGTACACGTCATATCAGATCGAACTGCTTGTATGTATGTTACCGAATGGTTGTATACAGGAAAACACGAACAACTCGGCAGGGGTTTAGGATTTATTCTGGATCATCAATCGGGTGGGATATGAAGATCCCTCGTTCAAAGCATAAGAATAGACAAATACATGCACAAACGAAGaccctgaaataacaaaaaggaATACttaaaattacacacacacacatatatatgtatgtatcagatCGAACTGCTCTGCTTGTATGTATCAGATCGAACTGCTTGTGTGTATTAGATCGAACTGCATGTATGTATCAGATCGAACTGCTTGTGTGTATCAGATCGAACTGCTTGTGTGTATCAGATCGAACTGCTTGTGTGTATCAGATGGAACTGCTTGTGTGTATCAGATGGAACTGCTTGTATGTATCAGATCGAACTGCTTGTGTGTATCAGATCGAACTGCTTGTATGTATCAGATCGAACTGCTTGTATGTATCAGATCGAACTGCTTGTATGTATCAGATGGAACTGCATGTATGTATCAGATCGAACTGCTTGTATGTATCAGATCGAACTGCTTGTGTGTATCAGATCGAACTGCTTGTGTGTATCAGATCGAACTGCTTGTATGTATCAGATGGAACTGCATGTATGTATCAGATCGAACCGCATGTATGTATCAGATCGAACTGCTTGTGTGTATCAGATCGAACTGCTTGTATGTATCAGATCGAACTGCTTGTATGTATCAGATGGAACTGCATGTATGTATCAGACGGAACTGCTTGTATGTATCAGATCGAACTGCTTGTGTGTATCAGATCGAACTGCTTGTATGTATCAGATCGAACTGCTTGTATGTATCAGATCGAACTGCTTGTATGTATCAGATGGAACTGCATGTATGTATCAGACGGAACTGCTTGTATGTATCAGATCGAACTGCTTGTGTGTATCAGATCGAACTGCTTGTATGTATCAGATCGAACTGCTTGTATGTATCAGATCGAACTGCTTGTATGTATCAGATGGAACTGCATGTATGTATCAGATCGAACTGCTTGTGTGTATCAGATCGAACTGCTTGTGTGTATCAGATCGAACTGCTTGTGTGTATCAGATCGAACTGCTTGTATGTATCAGATGGAACTGCATGTATGTATCAGATCGAACCGCATGTATGTATCAGATCGAACTGCTTGTGTGTATCAGATCGAACTGCTTGTATGTATCAGATCGAACTGCTTGTATGTATCAGATGGAACTGCATGTATGTATCAGACGGAACTGCTTGTATGTATCAGATCGAACTGCTTGTGTGTATCAGATCGAACTGCTTGTGTGTATCAGATCGAACTGCTTGTGTGTATCAGATCGAACTGCATGTATGTATCAGATCGAACTGCTTGTGTGTATCAGATCGAACTGCATGTGTGTATCAGATCgaactgcatgtgtgtgtcagatcgaactgcttgtgtgtatcagatcgaactgcatgtgtgtgtcagatcgaactgcttgtgtgtatcagatcgaactgcatgtatgtatcagatcgaactgcatgtgtgtgtcaGATCGAACTGCTTGTGTGTATCAGATCGAACTGCATGTGTGTATCAGATCGAACTGCTTGTATGTATCAGATCGAACTGCTTGTATCAGATCGAACTGCATGTATGTATCAGATCGAACTGCTTGTGTGTATCAGATGGAACTGCTTGTATCAGATGGAACTGCTTGTGTGTATCAGATGGAACTGCTTGTATCAGATCGAACTGCTTGTGTGTATTAGATCGAACTGCTTGTATCAGATGGAACTGCTTGTATCAGATCGAACTGCATGTATCAGATCGAACTGCTTGTATGTATTAGATCGAACTGCTTGTATGTATCAGATCGAACTGCTTGTATGTATCAGATCGAACTGCTTGTATCAGATGGAACTGCTTGTATGTATTAGATCGAACTGCTTGTGTGTATCAGATCGAACTGCTTGTGTGTATCAGATCGAACTGCATGTATGTATCAGATGGAACTGCTTGTGTGTATCAGATCGAACTGCATGTGTGTATCAGATCGaactgcatgtatgtattaGATCGAACTGCTTGTATCAGATGGAACTGCTTGTGTGTATCAGATCGAACTGCTTGTATGTATCAGATGGAACTGCTTGTATCAGATCGAACTGCTTGTATGTATCAGATGGAACTGCTTGTATCAGATCGAACTGCTTGTATGTATCAGATGGAACTGCTTGTATCAGATCGAACTGCTTGTGTGTATCAGATGGAACTGCTTGTATGTATCAGATCGAACTGCATGTGTGTATCAGATGGAACTGCTTGTATCAGATGGAACTGCTTGTATCAGATGGAACTGCTTGTATCAGATCGAACTGCTTGTATGTATCAGATCGAACTGCATGTATGTATCAGATCGAACTGCATGTATGTATCAGATCGAACTGCATGTATGTATCAGATCGAACTGCATGTATGTATCAGATCGAACTGCATGTGTGTATCAGATCGAACTGCATGTATGTATCAGATCGAACTGCTTGTATGTATCAGATCGAACTGCATGTATGTATCAGATCGAACTGCTTGTATGTATCAGATCGAACTGCATGTATGTATCAGATCGAACTGCATGTATGTATCAGATGGAACTGCTTGTATCAGATGGAACTGCTTGTATCAGATGGAACTGCTTGTATCAGATCGAACTGCTTGTATGTATCAGATCGAACTGCATGTATGTATCAGATCGAACTGCTTGTATCAGATGGAACTGCTTGTATCAGATCGAACTGCATGTGTGTATCAGATGGAACTGCTTGTATCAGATCGAACTGCATGTGTGTATCAGATGGAACTGCTTGTATCAGATCGAACTGCTTGTATGTATCAGATGGAACTGCTTGTATGTATCAGATGGAACTGCTTGTGTGTATCAGATCGAACTGCTTGTATGTATCAGATGGAACTGCTTGTATGTATCAGATGGAACTGCTTGTATGTATCAGATGGAACTGCTTGTGTGTATCAGATCGAACTGCTTGTATGTATCAGATGGAACTGCTTGTATGTATCAGATGGAACTGCTTGTATGTATCAGATGGAACTGCATGTGTGTATCAGATCGAACTGCTTGTGTGTATCAGATCGAACTGCTTGTGTGTATCAGATGGAACTGCTTGTATGTATCAGATCGAACTGCTTGTATGTATCAGATCGAACTGCATGTATGTATCAGATCGAACTGCTTGTATCAGATCGAACTGCATGTATGTATCAGATGGAACTGCTTGTATCAGATGGAACTGCTTGTATCAGATCGAACTGCTTGTATCAGATCGAACTGCTTGTATGTATCAGATCGAACTGCATGTATGTATCAGATGGAACTGCTTGTATCAGATGGAACTGCTTGTATCAGATCGAACTGCATGTATGTATCAGATCGAACTGCATGTGTGTATCAGATGGAACTGCTTGTATCAGATGGAACTGCTTGTATCAGATGGAACTGCTTGTATCAGATCGAACTGCTTGTATCAGATCGAACTGCTTGTATGTATCAGATCGAACTGCATGTATGTATCAGATGGAACTGCTTGTATCAGATGGAACTGCTTGTATCAGATGGAACTGCTTGTATCAGATCGAACTGCTTGTATGTATCAGATGGAACTGCATGTGTGTATCAGATGGAACTGCATGTATCAGATGGAACTGCTTGTATGTATCAGATGGAACTGCTTGTATCAGATGGAACTGCTTGTATCAGATGGAACTGCATGTGTGTATCAGATGGAACTGCATGTGTGTATCAGATGGAACTGCTTGTATGTATCAGATCGAACTGCTTGTATGTATCAGATCGAACTGCATGTATGTATCAGATCGAACTGCTTGTATCAGATCGAACTGCATGTATGTATCAGATGGAACTGCTTGTATCAGATGGAACTGCTTGTATCAGATCGAACTGCTTGTATCAGATCGAACTGCTTGTATGTATCAGATCGAACTGCATGTATGTATCAGATGGAACTGCTTGTATCAGATGGAACTGCTTGTATCAGATCGAACTGCATGTATGTATCAGATCGAACTGCATGTGTGTATCAGATGGAACTGCTTGTATCAGATGGAACTGCTTGTATCAGATGGAACTGCTTGTATCAGATCGAACTGCTTGTATCAGATCGAACTGCTTGTATGTATCAGATCGAACTGCATGTATGTATCAGATGGAACTGCTTGTATCAGATGGAACTGCTTGTATCAGATGGAACTGCTTGTATCAGATCGAACTGCTTGTATGTATCAGATGGAACTGCATGTGTGTATCAGATGGAACTGCATGTATCAGATGGAACTGCTTGTATGTATCAGATGGAACTGCTTGTATCAGATGGAACTGCTTGTATCAGATGGAACTGCTTGTATGTATCAGATGGAACTGCATGTGTGTATCAGATGGAACTGCATGTATCAGATGGAACTGCTTGTATGTATCAGATGGAACTGCATGTGTGTATCAGATGGAACTGCATGTATGTATCAGATCGAACTGCATGTATGTATCAGATGGAACTGCTTGTATCAGATCGAACTGCATGTGTGTATCAGATGGAACTGCTTGTATCAGATCGAACTGCATGTGTGTATCAGATGGAACTGCATGTATCAGATGGAACTGCTTGTATGTATCAGATGGAACTGCATGTGTGTATCAGATGGAACTGCATGTATGTATCAGATCGAACTGCATGTATGTATCAGATGGAACTGCTTGTATCAGATCGAACTGCATGTGTGTATCAGATGGAACTGCATGTATCAGATCGAACTGCATGTATGTATCAGATCGAACTGCATGTATGTATCAGATCGAACTGCATGTATGTATCAGATCGAACTGCTTGTGTGTATCAGATCGAACTGCTTGTATGTATCAGATCGAACTTCTTGTATGTATCAGATCGAACTGCATGTATGTATCAGATCGAACTGCTTGTATGTATCAGATCGAACTGCTTGTGTGTATCAGATGGAACTGCATGTATGTATCAGATCGAACTGCTTGTATGTATCAGATCGAACTGCTTGTGTGTATCAGATCGAACTGCATGTATGTATCAGATCAAACTGCTTGTGTGTATCAGATCGAACTGCATGTGTGTATCAGATCGAACTGCTTGTGTGTATCAGATGGAACTGCTTGTGTGTATCAGATGGaactgcatgtatgtatgaGATCGAACTGCTTGTGTGTATCAGATCGAACTGCTTGTGTGTATCAGATCGAACTGCATGTATGTATCAGATCGAACTGCTTGTGTGTATCAGATCGAACTGCTTGTGTGTATCAGATGGAACTGCTTGTGTGTATCAGATCGAACTGCTTGTGTGTATCAGATCGAACTGCTTGTATGTATCAGATGGAACTGCTTGTGTGTATCAGATCGAACTGCTTGTATCAGATCGAACTGCTTGTATGTATCAGATCGAACTGCATGTGTGTATCAGATCGAACTGCATGTATGTATCAGATCGAACTGCTTGTGTGTATCAGATCGAACTGCTTGTATCAGATCGAACTGCATGTATGTATCAGATCGAACTGCATGTGTGTATCAGATCGAACTGCTTGTGTGTATCAGATCGAACTGCATGTGTGTATCGGATCGAACTGATTGTATGTATCAGATCGAACTGCATGTGTGTATCAGATCGAACTGCTTGTGTGTATCAGATCGAACTGCATGTATGTATCAGATCGAACTGCATGTGTGTATCAGATCGAACTGCTTGTATCTATCAGATCGAACTGCGTGTGTGTATCAGATCGAACTGCTTGTATGTATCAGATCGAACTGCTTGTGTGTATCAGATCGAACTGCATGTATGTATCAGATCGAACTGCTTGTGTGTATGAGATCGAACTGCATGTTTGTATTTGATcgactataataaataataaataaaagttagcAAGGACGTACCTAGTGAGTAGGAAGGAGGTGGAACAAAACAGGCAGCTGCGCCTCCAGATAAATACGAAAAACTGAGAGCTATTGTTAGGTTCAGGGTCATTTTGTGTCTTGTTTGGAGAAGATCCTCAATTACAATGTCTcgatattttctatttttaatttttattttgtatttgtatttttatggcACTGCCATCCACACAGTTTAGACTAGATACGGCCctgcttttaaaacttttagagtcgaGATTAATGAGTACCAAAACATTCTGTGTAATTActtacatgttttgttttttgttacagATCTTGGTTTAGGTGACAATAAGATTATCTCCGGAACGGTTTTACGGAACGATGAGCTAGAAAGTAAAGGTGGGATGCTGTATAGATTTCTTGAATTTAGACACAGACGATGGGGCGTAATTGAAGCTACAGCTTTCTATAGAGCTATGCAATTAGCAGAATCTTTGATAGTGGGGAATACCTACACAATAAGCGATGTGCGTGTAAAGGAAATCCCCGAAGGTTATAAGTCCACAGACGGCACTGGTGTGGATTTTGAAGTAGTTTTAACAAACTCTTCgtatgtattaaatgaaatcCCTTGTGAAGATGATTATGACAGTGGAATAGAATATTACACTATTCCGGTCATTAAGCAAATGACAGATGACTCGAATGTGAATCTCATAGCTAGGGTCAAAGCTCTAGAATTACCATTTTTAACACCAAAACAACACCTCAGGTGTCAGGAAATCACCCTGTCTGACAGCAGTAGCGAACAACTGAAAATGGccgtctttaaaaaaaatattaataaatttgaaGTCGGtcagataataaaaataatcaaagcAAAAGTGGAAAAATTCACCGGTGAGGTGTCTTTGAAAACGTCATCAAAAACGGACATTAGCGTTTCAGATTCACCCGTAACAGAAGACGTTCGCAAGCCTGTTCTTGAAACCGACAGTGACGACGTCGTGCGATGTCAAGCTGTCATTTGCCGCGTTCAAAACGACTGCCGCAGACGTCCTTTCTGCAAAACACACGGATATGGTGATTGTTTGGAAGAACTTCCAAATGGCAAACACATTTGTACAGAATGTAAGGAACTATCCCAAAGCCATCCAAATGGCTTCTCAATTGTTTTGAAACTCCGAGAGTCATCATCAGGTGAGACATTTGAAGCTTTGGGCTTCAATAAACTGGGCAAGAAACTGTTTAATACGAACTATGAGGCTTTTACCATGTACGAACCATGGAAACAACAGCTGTTATTAGAATCCGTGGTTGGAGATGAATATATCTTCT comes from the Gigantopelta aegis isolate Gae_Host chromosome 14, Gae_host_genome, whole genome shotgun sequence genome and includes:
- the LOC121387979 gene encoding uncharacterized protein LOC121387979 isoform X2, whose translation is MQRLRKRYVSILKTIEPRLITPYMFEREAITFIEMKAVNRKKGRRKRARILLELMFERGIEHVPFDRVFVYSAFVSSLESCGNKTLVDTIQNTEIDEAFDLGLGDNKIISGTVLRNDELESKGGMLYRFLEFRHRRWGVIEATAFYRAMQLAESLIVGNTYTISDVRVKEIPEGYKSTDGTGVDFEVVLTNSSYVLNEIPCEDDYDSGIEYYTIPVIKQMTDDSNVNLIARVKALELPFLTPKQHLRCQEITLSDSSSEQLKMAVFKKNINKFEVGQIIKIIKAKVEKFTGEVSLKTSSKTDISVSDSPVTEDVRKPVLETDSDDVVRCQAVICRVQNDCRRRPFCKTHGYGDCLEELPNGKHICTECKELSQSHPNGFSIVLKLRESSSGETFEALGFNKLGKKLFNTNYEAFTMYEPWKQQLLLESVVGDEYIFSYKTKMKKREVIDIAQIERPSEDQPRVYDSSKVKKELVSKKRKLKNAHSDKACHSSAKQNRPGSSV
- the LOC121387979 gene encoding uncharacterized protein LOC121387979 isoform X1, translated to MDARHIMARTRRQEVLKMQRLRKRYVSILKTIEPRLITPYMFEREAITFIEMKAVNRKKGRRKRARILLELMFERGIEHVPFDRVFVYSAFVSSLESCGNKTLVDTIQNTEIDEAFDLGLGDNKIISGTVLRNDELESKGGMLYRFLEFRHRRWGVIEATAFYRAMQLAESLIVGNTYTISDVRVKEIPEGYKSTDGTGVDFEVVLTNSSYVLNEIPCEDDYDSGIEYYTIPVIKQMTDDSNVNLIARVKALELPFLTPKQHLRCQEITLSDSSSEQLKMAVFKKNINKFEVGQIIKIIKAKVEKFTGEVSLKTSSKTDISVSDSPVTEDVRKPVLETDSDDVVRCQAVICRVQNDCRRRPFCKTHGYGDCLEELPNGKHICTECKELSQSHPNGFSIVLKLRESSSGETFEALGFNKLGKKLFNTNYEAFTMYEPWKQQLLLESVVGDEYIFSYKTKMKKREVIDIAQIERPSEDQPRVYDSSKVKKELVSKKRKLKNAHSDKACHSSAKQNRPGSSV